In a genomic window of Lycium ferocissimum isolate CSIRO_LF1 chromosome 9, AGI_CSIRO_Lferr_CH_V1, whole genome shotgun sequence:
- the LOC132032048 gene encoding receptor-like protein 9DC3, with protein MAKLTVLDFRRNNFSGSLPSLCTQSTSLTTIVLNGNQFEGPVPVSLLNCHGLEVLDVGNNAVNDTFPAWLGTLEKLQVLILKSNKFCGPISTWHAKFCFPKLRVFDISHNEFNGSLPAKLFEKFTAMIKLDDAHKGTIEYMKAHLSLFNIMYEDSVSLVIKGQNIQLERITTILTAMDLSSNHFEGVVPEAIKDLGSLWLLNLSHNNLRGNIPMELGQLTILEVLDLSWNRLTGKIPQELTRLTFLAVLNLSQNVLAGPIPQGSQFDTFSSDSYSGNLDLCGPPLSKQCGTSDPSHVPQPSQEEEEDESYFLSGFTWESVVIGYSCGLVVGTVVWSLIFKAGKPKWFVEFFEGIFPKKMRRSIKRSRRRRT; from the coding sequence ATGGCTAAGCTAACGGTGCTAGACTTCAGAAGGAATAATTTCAGCGGGAGTCTTCCATCGTTATGTACTCAAAGCACTTCATTGACGACCATTGTCTTGAATGGTAATCAATTCGAAGGACCGGTTCCTGTGTCTTTACTTAATTGTCATGGATTAGAAGTCCTCGATGTGGGGAATAACGCTGTAAATGACACCTTTCCAGCCTGGCTAGGAACTCTCGAAAAGCTACAGGTCCTTATATTAAAGTCAAACAAGTTCTGTGGACCTATAAGTACTTGGCATGCTAAGTTTTGCTTTCCCAAGTTGCGTGTTTTCGATATTTCTCATAACGAATTCAATGGCTCATTGCCTGCAAAACTATTCGAAAAATTCACAGCAATGATCAAATTGGATGACGCACACAAAGGCACAATTGAGTATATGAAAGCACATCTATCATTGTTTAACATAATGTATGAGGATTCAGTGAGCTTGGTGATCAAAGGTCAGAATATTCAGCTAGAAAGAATCACTACTATTCTTACAGCCATGGATTTATCAAGCAACCATTTTGAAGGTGTGGTTCCGGAAGCTATAAAAGATCTTGGCTCACTTTGGCTACTCAATTTATCCCATAACAATCTCAGAGGAAATATTCCAATGGAACTGGGCCAATTGACTATTCTTGAAGTGTTAGATCTCTCTTGGAATCGGCTTACTGGAAAAATTCCACAAGAATTGACAAGGCTAACATTTCTGGCAGTCTTAAACCTCTCTCAGAATGTTCTTGCTGGACCGATTCCTCAAGGTTCACAATTTGATACATTCTCAAGTGACTCATACAGTGGCAACCTTGACTTATGCGGTCCTCCTTTATCAAAGCAATGTGGAACGAGTGATCCATCGCATGTTCCTCAACCATCacaggaagaagaagaagacgagtCATATTTTTTAAGTGGATTTACCTGGGAATCAGTAGTCATAGGCTACAGTTGTGGACTCGTTGTTGGAACTGTTGTGTGGAGCCTCATATTTAAAGCTGGTAAGCCAAAATGGTTTGTGGAATTTTTTGAAGGCATTTTTCCCAAGAAAATGAGAAGGTCAATAAAGAGAAGTCGGAGACGACGGACTTAA